The genomic stretch ggaaggcttggttgaagacatgcatgcaaagatgtgtcggaatcttgcagtataaatattcacacacattttcacaaaggtattcacaatatcttcacagcaatcttcaaaaaatcttcacatatatcttcacaatatcttcacaaaaccttcacataacatggcatcttcatcacaatacaaaatcaaagctcacgtcaatggtgagacttatgaatgtgatatgtctggcttcctatttagaaacaccgaacgcactcgtttttgtctaaatagaggagctgacttctcttatctgaaaaggaagattgagtccaaactaagacaacccgtgtcccaaattttttatcaacaaccttttttttcagaaaataactctgtcaagttttataagtcattgattcaaaatgacatggagacacaatacatgtttcgtaaccatgagtattctggttacgaatacatagtgttgtacattgtgttggaacaatttcaacaagctcagaatattcagtcacaagttattgatcctgtgattgatgacgaacaagatgttgagcaccacgttgaagacgatgtggttgatgatgcagaagacgtggttgatgacttggtgaaccgtgactctgaagacgaagaccaagttcaaatacctatagcgcaacgctactcaccgcctgctcacttcacaacccttaacttgggcgaggatgagccctcatcagatatgttctacaacccatatatgaggtttgatgaggagttaaagaagggtgaccaatttcggaccaaggaagagtgtctgttagcaataaagaactggcacttgaaaaactgtgttgactacgatgttatcaaatcaaatccggaaagatacgttattgtatgcaaaaatccggagtgtgggtataggttgatggcatcgtacaagaagaaacataatgcgtgggtgatagggtccatttctcaagctcacacttgcgtcaacaccaacatgaaacaggatcatcgcaaacttagccatgatatgatctgccattccatattacctctagttgaggctaacccgtcactgaaggtcaaaactattatctcccattgtgtggctgttttcaaatatacaccgtcatacagaaaggcttggttagcgaaaaccaaggcaattgaactggtatacggtaattgggaggaatcatacaaacaacttacgcgctacctggctgcactacgattgtattcacctgggacggtttctataatggagaccttgccggcacaatcccctgacggaaattgtctagaaggtaatggaatattccatagacttttctgggcattccgtccctgcatcatcggtttcacattctgcaaaccacttgttcaagtcgatggaacttggctgtatgggaaatacaaaggatcgttactgatggcggtcgcacaagatggaaattctaatattttcccaatagcctttgcattggttgaaggagaaacggctgctgcttggagtttcttccttaagaatctccgaacgcacgtgactccacaagctggcataTGTGTGATTTTTGACAGGCACGCTTctatagacagtgcatacaataatccagcaaatggttggcatgaccccccatctacgcatgtctactgcatcaggcatattgctcaaaattttgtgcgggagttcaaagataatttcttgaagcaacatttgataaacgcggggtatgcattaaaccaacctggattccaatactaccgccgggaaatagtgttggcaaattctgatgcagggaggtggatcgataatatcgacaaagcgaagtggactagatcataTGACGATGGGGTaaggtggggccacatgacaacaaatcttgtggaatcaatgaatggcatctttaagggcatacgtaacctcccggtaaccgctttggtgagtgcgacctattttcggatggcaacattgttcgtaacaagagggaagcgctggcatgaagtgttacagacgagtcaagtatatagtgatgcctgcataaagtttatgaggcaggaatctgccaaagccagcagccatcgggttacggaattcgaccgccatggccacacttttagtgtcaaggaaacaattgaccacaaccaggggctgccgagacaagagtatagggtcctaataccagaccgttggtgcgactgtggtcaatttcaggcctatcgaatgccttgttcccatgtcattgcagcatgttcacacagccacttcgatgcattgtcgctagtgtctcccatctacaaagttgcaacattgctaaatgtatacgacaatccctttccggtggtagcattggtggcatattggccagagtatgacagggaaattgtttggcacaacgaatcgatgcggcggaataaaagtggtcgcccaaatagcagacgcattagaactgaaatggacgtcgcagaaaaaatgcagaggaagtgtagcatatgtagacaactagggcataataagaacaaatgtccatatcgtggatctagttccacaacttagttttcatattcataaatctgtgtaccaatgctatttatcattaaagtttactttttattccaaatagaagatgacacttgaacaacaaacacaaacatctaacattacaacaccaattactaaaacaaaaacaaatactggaacaaaaacaagtactaaaacaagaacaagtactagaacaataacaaatacaacaacaacatgacaaacaaccattaaaatctaagaaattacaacagttaacactatgtcgtctgatccatgcgtcatttggatgcaatcaatgtcactttcaacttcaacccaccaacgtatcgtttctccagtttcaaatgagaaccttgttctaagcctctgaatccttctgatgacttcaccaggttggtaatctccctctaaccaagacatcaaggacctttttagttggtccaacgaacggatgttccaaaatttcatctccattgggggtttcaaaggcgagaaaataacatgcccatccctttttaagattactggttcaggatccgggcgccttgatgatgttcgctgccatgacgacggtcttggggatgccatgaactcaacttgatagagaaagtgataggaaatagtggtgaagaaaatgcaaggaaataacactttatttataggaaaagatctcggttgtacaccaatctacttaaccctaattagtgtcgcacttgattaattagtcttatggggaattagggtttgaattaggtcataactaccaaactctaattataaccgatcaataaaccctaattataattgataaattaaccttaacatgattaaccctaattctcccaaaaatttataaataatattaattacttaataataattatatatatatatatatatatatatatatatatatatatataatatatatatatatatatatatatatatatgtaaataattttatttatatatattattaatatatttataataaatctaaattaaaaaattaaaaaaaattaaaaaaaaaatatattaaaaaaaaaaaatttaagggtaggcgccactcctagtggcgacttgccctaccctttaagggtaggcgccaactaaGGTGGCGCCCAAGTACAAAAATAGGGCAAAAAAATgtccatttttgtcatttttttgaaaaaatatgtatttttgaaatttttttaaaaaatctggatattaaaaaaaaaactctaTTTTTGTCAACATGTATACAGTTCAAGCCATTAGAAAATGAGGAAAATAGCTTGTGCTTCCATGTGagtgtttaaaataaattaatctTTGCTTATTCAAAACAATTACTACTTTAGATAAGTACACTTAAAGTAGCTGTCAAAAATAAAAAACATCAATACTAAAAAAATTCTTGATATGACAATAGTAATAGTATATATTACATTTACAGGTATGAGTATGACTTTACCAACTATTTTCCGGTTTTGATTTGATAGTCATTGCCAGCATCAAAACCAAACCTAACAAGCAACAAAATCAACCATATCTTAATACCTTAATTATATAAACAACAATAAACACTCATCCATATCCATCTGTTATTAATTTACTACTATatattataaattataataaCAGTACCATTAACTCTTGCTTTTATTGCTTCACAGTCAGTTACCAACTCACCTCTCTTCAATTTTGCACCAAAAACCCTTTCACcctctttcatattttttttCCTCTAAAATAATAAAACTAGTACATACAAGAATCTAGGACTATATCAAACTTTTAAGGTTGTTTAGATCTTCCTAGCTCATGTGTTCTTATTTCTTGAGGTATAATATTCAAAGCTTTCTTCTTTCTCTATTTTTTCCACCTCTTTGTTATTGCATGTACCAGGATTCAATTGAAAGAGAAAAGAAAGTAGTTAATTCTTCTTCACTATGATGTGGAATCATAGAGAAGGTTGGTTATTTATTATATTCATCTATGTGTTGGTATTATCAATTTTTCCTTTGGTGTGTTTTTCTGCAAACTTTGTTCCTATAGATAATTACCTTATAGATTGTGGTTCACATGCAAATACTTCTATAGGTAATCTCAATTTCACTTCAGATCAATTCTATAAGAATTTTCTTTCCACACAAGATGATATTCTTGCAAATACTAGTTTAAATTCAATCAGTTCCACCACTGGTTATTCACCTCTTTATCAAACTGCAAGAATCTTCAATTCGCCTTCAAAGTATACTTTTCCTGTTAGCAAAAAGGGTAGGGTTTGGATCCGGCTTCATTTCTTTCCGTTTTTGTATCGAAATTACAATCTTAGTGCTGCGAATTTCGCTGTTGCGACTCAAGACAATGTGCTTGTTAGTAACTTTAGTGTGTTGGGAGAAAATGGTGTTATGAAGGAGTATTTAGTGAATGTGACCTTAGACGCGGTTGTTGTAACGTTTACCCCGGCGAAGAATTCAACTGCTTTTGTGAATGCGATTGAAGTTGTTTCTGTGCCGGATGACTTAATTGCCGATGATGCTATCGCGTTGAGTCCGAGGAGAAGTTATGCGGGGTTGTTGACACAGGCACTCGAGACGGTTTTTAGGGTTAACATGGGTGGTCCGAGTGTTTCTTTTGGCGTTGATCCGCTTCGTCGAACTTGGGTTCCTGATGTAAGCTTTCTTATACTACCTAACCTTGCTAGAAATTTTTCGAGTATAGGTGCTGTTAAATATGTAAAAGGGGGGCCAACAGAAAATATTGCTCCTGCTAGTGTCTATGGTACTTTAACAGAGATGAACTCGGATAGTGATCCGCGGAGCAATTTCAATGTGACGTGGAGGTTTGATGTGGAGCCGGAATTTCAATATCTTGTTCGACTTCACTTCTGTGATATTGTCAGTAAAGGTCTTAATGAACTCTATTTCAATGTTTACATTGATTCGTTGTTAGCTGAAAAGGATGTTGATCTCAGTGCAAAGACTAATAATGTTTTGGCTACTCCTTATTTTATGGATTTCGTTACACCACCGTCGGTCGACAATAAAATTCTTGTGAGTATTGGCCCTTCTGACGCAAATAGTGATTATCCtaatgccattttgaatggtcTTGAGATCATGAAAATGAACAACTCTAAGAGCAGTCTTAGTGCATCGACAGCCGTGTTTTTGACGAGTAATCATGGTTCGAACTCTAAGAAAGTTGGCGTGATAGTTGGTGTGAGTCTTGGGATACTTTGCGCGGTGGTTGGAGTTTTCTTTGTATTCTTCATGAGAAGAAGACGGTTGGCACAACAAGGGCATTCAAAGACATGGGTTCCTTTATCGATCAACGACGGAACTTCTCACACAATGGGAAGTAAATATTCAAACGCCACAACAGGAAGTGCTGCTTCGAACTTTGGGTATCGCTTCCCGTTTGTGGCAGTTCAGGAGGCCACAAACAGTTTCGATGAGAGTTGGGTTATTGGCGTAGGTGGTTTTGGTAAGGTATACAAAGGTGAACTAAACGACGGAACTAAAGTTGCTTGTAAGAGGGGGAACCCTCGGTCACATCAGGGACTTGCAGAATTCCGAACCGAAATAGAAATGTTGTCCCAGTTCCGTCATCGCCATCTGGTATCATTGATCGGATATTGTGATGAAAGGAATGAAATGATCTTGATATATGAGTACATGGAGAACGGAACTGTCAAGAGTCATCTCTATGGCTCGGGTCTGCCCAGCTTAAGCTGGAAA from Lathyrus oleraceus cultivar Zhongwan6 chromosome 7, CAAS_Psat_ZW6_1.0, whole genome shotgun sequence encodes the following:
- the LOC127101525 gene encoding receptor-like protein kinase HERK 1, translated to MMWNHREGWLFIIFIYVLVLSIFPLVCFSANFVPIDNYLIDCGSHANTSIGNLNFTSDQFYKNFLSTQDDILANTSLNSISSTTGYSPLYQTARIFNSPSKYTFPVSKKGRVWIRLHFFPFLYRNYNLSAANFAVATQDNVLVSNFSVLGENGVMKEYLVNVTLDAVVVTFTPAKNSTAFVNAIEVVSVPDDLIADDAIALSPRRSYAGLLTQALETVFRVNMGGPSVSFGVDPLRRTWVPDVSFLILPNLARNFSSIGAVKYVKGGPTENIAPASVYGTLTEMNSDSDPRSNFNVTWRFDVEPEFQYLVRLHFCDIVSKGLNELYFNVYIDSLLAEKDVDLSAKTNNVLATPYFMDFVTPPSVDNKILVSIGPSDANSDYPNAILNGLEIMKMNNSKSSLSASTAVFLTSNHGSNSKKVGVIVGVSLGILCAVVGVFFVFFMRRRRLAQQGHSKTWVPLSINDGTSHTMGSKYSNATTGSAASNFGYRFPFVAVQEATNSFDESWVIGVGGFGKVYKGELNDGTKVACKRGNPRSHQGLAEFRTEIEMLSQFRHRHLVSLIGYCDERNEMILIYEYMENGTVKSHLYGSGLPSLSWKERLEICIGAARGLHYLHTGYAKAVIHRDVKSANILLDENFMAKVADFGLSKIGPEIDQTHVSTAVKGSFGYLDPEYFRRQQLTEKSDVYSFGVVLFEVLCARPVIDPSLPREMVNLAEWSMKWQKRGELARIVDPNLEGKIRPDSLRKFGETAEKCLADFGVDRPSMGDVLWNLEYALQLQEAVVQGDPEENSTNMIGELSPQINNFDHEKSVSVAQFEASSLDDLSGVSMSKVFSQLVKSEGR